From a region of the Buchnera aphidicola (Floraphis choui) genome:
- the gshA gene encoding glutamate--cysteine ligase, translating into MIPKISHKIHWLKSNSNISKNILRGIERETLRVNINGEISKHDHPYSMGSALTHKWITTDFSESLLEFITPPTNDLNYLLKILRDIHRFSSKNIKTEYLWPFSIPPKINSNSSITLAKYGTSHIGKMKTLYRKGLKNRYGTLMNIISGVHYNFSLPITFWKEWKKNNKIIKKNFISNGYLCLIRNFYRFGWIIPYLFGASPAIDSSFIKNKNINLKFYRKNKTLYLPWSTSLRLSSLGHTNESIKNLNLTFNSLNSYLSSLQYGIHTSSKRFEKLGLVDCYGNLKQVNTNILQIENELYTYIRPKIQLTSNDTMINALKNKGIQYIEIRSLDINPFSCIGIEKNQILLLDLFLIWCVIADSPKVTNKDLQYYSNNWERISLEGRKPKQTVYINTYNQKRTVESVGKYLIENFFHIAEILDYHLKNDNYKKICQLMFTYFNCTDLTYSKRILDKYISEDINQVGMKLAIKNKIKLKQELLEELNENDFINEVYRSHLMQKKIEDEDKFNSLHFPYYN; encoded by the coding sequence TTGATTCCGAAAATATCACATAAAATCCACTGGTTAAAATCTAATTCTAATATTTCAAAAAATATATTAAGAGGAATTGAACGAGAAACTTTACGTGTAAATATCAATGGAGAGATTTCTAAACACGATCATCCTTATTCTATGGGTTCAGCTTTAACTCATAAATGGATTACAACTGATTTTTCTGAATCACTATTAGAATTTATTACTCCTCCTACCAATGATTTAAATTACTTACTTAAAATTTTACGAGATATTCATAGATTTTCTAGCAAAAATATAAAGACAGAATATCTATGGCCTTTTAGCATTCCACCAAAAATTAATTCAAATAGTTCTATAACCTTAGCAAAATATGGAACATCTCATATTGGAAAAATGAAAACACTCTATAGGAAAGGACTAAAAAATAGATACGGCACATTAATGAATATTATTTCTGGAGTGCACTATAATTTTTCACTACCAATTACATTTTGGAAAGAATGGAAAAAAAATAATAAAATTATTAAAAAAAATTTTATTTCTAATGGATATTTATGTTTAATTAGAAATTTCTATCGATTTGGATGGATAATTCCTTATTTATTTGGAGCTTCTCCTGCGATCGATTCATCTTTTATAAAAAATAAAAATATTAATTTAAAATTTTACCGTAAAAATAAAACATTATATTTACCATGGTCTACTTCTTTAAGATTAAGTAGTTTAGGACATACTAATGAGTCAATAAAAAATTTAAATCTAACATTTAACTCTTTAAATAGTTATTTATCATCACTTCAATATGGTATACACACATCATCTAAAAGGTTCGAAAAATTAGGGCTAGTAGATTGTTATGGAAATTTAAAACAGGTTAATACTAACATTTTACAAATAGAAAACGAATTATATACCTATATTCGACCTAAAATACAGCTAACATCTAATGATACTATGATAAATGCTTTAAAAAATAAAGGAATTCAATATATAGAAATACGATCATTAGATATTAATCCTTTTTCATGTATAGGAATCGAAAAAAATCAAATATTATTGTTAGATTTATTTTTAATTTGGTGTGTTATTGCTGATTCTCCTAAAGTAACTAATAAAGACCTTCAATATTATTCTAACAATTGGGAAAGAATTAGTCTTGAAGGAAGAAAACCAAAACAAACAGTATATATTAATACATACAATCAAAAAAGAACGGTAGAATCAGTAGGAAAATATTTAATAGAAAATTTTTTTCATATAGCAGAAATTTTAGATTATCATTTAAAAAATGATAATTACAAAAAAATTTGTCAATTAATGTTTACGTATTTTAATTGCACAGATTTAACTTATTCCAAACGAATTTTAGATAAATATATAAGCGAAGACATTAATCAAGTTGGAATGAAATTAGCTATAAAAAATAAGATAAAATTAAAACAAGAATTACTAGAAGAACTTAACGAAAATGATTTTATCAATGAAGTATATCGTTCTCATCTTATGCAAAAAAAAATAGAAGATGAAGATAAATTTAACTCATTACATTTTCCTTATTATAATTAA
- a CDS encoding endonuclease, which yields MLIKAFFILLSSLTLLHSEKNETYKHNYRNFYQTKLLAQKINIDAPSTFYCGCKISWTKKKGIPQLQSCGYKIRKNTNRAHRIEWEHVVPAWQFGHLKQCWKKGGRKNCTHDMNYKKIETDLHNLQPVIGEVNADRSNFMYGQLDNNSKNQYGRCSMKIDFHRKVAEPPDISKGIIARTYFYMNETYKLNISQEQIKLFNIWNKKYPVSVWECKRDKLIFNIQGNHNPYVHSYCIKQR from the coding sequence ATGTTAATTAAAGCGTTTTTTATATTATTATCATCATTAACGTTATTACATTCAGAAAAAAATGAAACGTATAAACATAATTATAGAAATTTTTATCAAACTAAATTGTTAGCACAAAAAATTAATATTGATGCACCAAGTACTTTTTATTGCGGATGTAAAATATCATGGACTAAAAAGAAAGGTATTCCACAATTGCAATCTTGTGGTTATAAGATTCGAAAAAATACAAATAGAGCTCATCGAATAGAGTGGGAACATGTCGTTCCAGCATGGCAGTTTGGACATCTAAAACAATGTTGGAAAAAAGGAGGAAGAAAAAACTGTACTCATGATATGAACTATAAAAAAATAGAAACAGACCTTCATAATCTGCAACCTGTTATAGGAGAAGTAAATGCAGATAGAAGTAATTTTATGTATGGACAATTAGATAATAACAGTAAAAATCAATATGGACGCTGTTCAATGAAAATTGATTTTCATCGAAAAGTAGCAGAACCACCTGATATATCAAAAGGAATTATTGCAAGAACTTATTTTTATATGAATGAAACTTATAAATTAAACATTTCTCAAGAGCAAATAAAATTATTTAATATTTGGAATAAAAAATATCCAGTTAGTGTTTGGGAATGTAAGAGAGATAAATTAATTTTTAATATTCAAGGAAATCATAATCCTTATGTACATTCTTACTGTATTAAACAACGTTAA
- a CDS encoding 5-formyltetrahydrofolate cyclo-ligase, whose translation MFFIKRNAQRTYFRELRKKLSLSEQKIASINISIMAFYYEIFSLSKNIAVFFSFDGEISTNELILKLWKKKYNVFLPIVCQDFNIPLLFAQYYPNTRLKLNNFNIFEPVINKEVVLSYKDMDIIFVPLVAFDRFGYRLGMGGGFYDRILNNWKNKGFFPIGLAYSFQLTNEITPGPWESPLPVILTPNKLWRWNVNIF comes from the coding sequence ATGTTTTTTATAAAAAGAAATGCTCAAAGGACATATTTTAGAGAACTAAGAAAGAAATTGTCGTTGAGCGAACAAAAAATTGCATCCATTAATATTTCTATTATGGCTTTTTACTATGAAATTTTTTCTTTATCTAAAAATATAGCAGTTTTCTTTTCTTTTGATGGAGAAATTAGTACTAATGAACTTATTTTGAAATTGTGGAAAAAAAAATATAATGTTTTTTTACCTATCGTTTGTCAAGATTTTAATATTCCATTATTGTTTGCTCAATATTATCCTAATACTCGTTTAAAATTGAATAATTTTAATATATTTGAGCCAGTTATCAATAAAGAAGTTGTTTTATCTTATAAAGATATGGATATAATTTTTGTTCCATTAGTAGCATTTGACAGATTTGGATATCGATTGGGAATGGGTGGAGGATTTTATGATAGAATTTTAAATAATTGGAAAAATAAAGGGTTTTTTCCAATTGGATTGGCTTATAGTTTTCAATTAACAAATGAAATAACTCCTGGTCCTTGGGAGTCTCCATTACCTGTTATTTTAACTCCTAATAAGTTGTGGAGATGGAATGTAAATATTTTTTAA
- the zapA gene encoding cell division protein ZapA: MSVQYIDIKIFGKSLKVSCPNECSEDLQTAARYLNQRLQDLKVKTKVSNTEQLIFVTALNISYELENEKAKINKIILKLEAIISKLKKIKTIKKK; encoded by the coding sequence ATGTCTGTACAATATATAGATATAAAAATTTTTGGAAAATCATTAAAAGTTAGTTGTCCCAATGAGTGTAGTGAAGATTTACAAACTGCGGCTCGTTATCTGAATCAAAGACTACAAGATTTAAAAGTTAAAACTAAAGTTTCTAATACAGAACAATTGATATTTGTAACAGCATTAAATATATCTTATGAATTAGAAAACGAAAAAGCAAAGATCAATAAAATCATTTTAAAATTAGAAGCGATTATTTCAAAATTAAAAAAAATAAAGACAATTAAAAAAAAGTGA
- the rpiA gene encoding ribose-5-phosphate isomerase RpiA, whose amino-acid sequence MNSNELKKSVAIAALDYIRPGTIIGIGTGSTVSYLIKALSSTKNLVNGAVSSSNSSTLFLKKYGIPVYNLNDVQSLTLYIDSADEINFQFQMIKGGGAALTKEKIIASVAEKFVCIADESKLVKVLGAFPLPIEIIPMAMSYICNKLKKLGGKPKVRKNVITDNGNLIIDVYDFKILDPIKIEKKINSFPGVVSVGLFATRTADIALIGKQSGVVVMKKVSI is encoded by the coding sequence ATGAATTCAAATGAATTAAAAAAGTCTGTTGCAATAGCTGCTTTAGACTATATTCGTCCTGGTACAATAATTGGGATTGGTACAGGTTCTACTGTATCATATTTAATTAAAGCATTAAGTTCTACTAAAAATTTAGTTAATGGAGCTGTTTCGAGTTCTAATTCTTCTACATTATTTTTAAAAAAATATGGTATTCCTGTATATAATTTAAATGATGTACAATCGTTAACATTATATATTGATAGTGCAGACGAAATTAATTTCCAGTTTCAAATGATTAAAGGAGGAGGTGCTGCGTTAACTAAAGAAAAAATTATTGCTTCTGTAGCAGAAAAATTTGTTTGCATCGCTGATGAATCAAAGTTGGTAAAAGTTTTAGGAGCGTTTCCATTACCTATTGAAATAATACCAATGGCTATGTCTTATATATGTAATAAATTGAAAAAATTAGGAGGTAAACCAAAAGTTAGAAAAAATGTTATTACGGATAATGGAAATCTAATTATTGATGTTTATGATTTTAAAATATTAGATCCAATAAAAATAGAAAAAAAAATTAATTCTTTTCCTGGAGTAGTTAGTGTAGGTTTATTTGCAACTCGAACGGCAGATATTGCTTTGATTGGAAAACAATCAGGTGTAGTAGTTATGAAGAAAGTTAGTATATAA
- the glnS gene encoding glutamine--tRNA ligase translates to MNNKNKKMRNFIQKIIFHDLMSKKINNVKTRFPPEPNGYLHIGHAKSIFLNFYLAKQFQGTFNLRFDDTNPKKENIHYIKSIIKDIKWLKCRWDNDVLYASSYFKIIYKYAKELITKKLAYVDRLTKEEIRIYRGTLTTPGIDSPYRTQTVEENLLLFKKMKNGFFSEGDACLRAKIDMKSPLIVMRDPVLYRILFIKHHQTKKKWCIYPTYDFAHCISDSLEKITHSICTLEFQDNRKLYEWILSKISVTHHSHQYEFSRLKLEYSILSKRKLQLLISNNIVNGWDDPRMPTISGLRKRGYTPSSIKNFCEKIGVTKQENIIELSLLESCIRNDLNLNSHRYMAVINPIQIYICNLSDDYEEILTVPNHPNISEMGTHKSIFSNNIYIDRFDFYENNAILSKKLTIGKEIRLRHAYTINAKKVIKDDNNNITRIICTYDKTTLGKNPINKKVSGVIHWISKKNALPATFNLYEKLFLLKDPESELNFLKYINKNSLTIKKGFIESGILNNISKNHFQFEREGYFCIDKNYHTTNELTFNRIVTLKDNVKINIDDQKKLFKKS, encoded by the coding sequence ATGAATAATAAAAACAAAAAAATGCGTAACTTCATCCAAAAAATAATTTTTCATGATTTGATGAGCAAAAAAATAAACAATGTTAAAACGCGATTTCCTCCTGAACCAAATGGTTATTTACATATAGGACATGCAAAATCTATATTCCTAAATTTTTATTTAGCTAAACAATTCCAAGGAACATTTAATCTTCGTTTTGATGATACTAATCCTAAAAAAGAAAATATTCATTATATTAAAAGTATTATTAAAGATATAAAATGGTTGAAATGCAGATGGGATAATGATGTCTTATATGCATCTTCATATTTTAAAATTATTTATAAATATGCTAAAGAACTGATTACGAAAAAATTAGCTTACGTTGATAGATTAACTAAAGAAGAAATACGAATATATAGAGGAACTTTAACTACTCCTGGAATCGATAGTCCATATCGAACACAAACAGTTGAAGAGAACTTATTATTATTTAAAAAGATGAAAAATGGATTTTTTTCTGAAGGAGATGCATGCCTAAGAGCTAAAATTGATATGAAATCTCCTCTCATTGTAATGAGAGATCCTGTATTATATCGGATTCTATTTATTAAACATCATCAAACTAAAAAAAAATGGTGTATATATCCTACATATGACTTTGCTCACTGCATTTCTGATTCTCTAGAAAAAATTACACATTCTATCTGTACATTAGAATTTCAAGATAATCGGAAATTATATGAATGGATCTTAAGTAAGATCAGTGTTACTCATCATTCTCACCAATATGAATTTTCTAGACTAAAATTAGAATATTCCATATTGTCAAAAAGAAAACTGCAACTATTAATATCTAACAATATTGTCAATGGATGGGATGATCCTAGAATGCCAACAATTTCTGGATTAAGAAAACGAGGATATACACCTTCCTCTATAAAAAATTTTTGCGAAAAAATTGGAGTTACAAAACAAGAAAATATAATAGAATTATCTTTATTAGAATCTTGTATTCGAAATGATTTAAATTTAAATTCTCATAGATACATGGCAGTAATTAATCCAATACAAATATATATCTGTAATTTATCTGATGATTATGAAGAAATATTAACCGTTCCTAATCACCCTAATATTAGTGAAATGGGGACACATAAATCAATTTTTAGCAATAATATATATATAGATCGTTTCGACTTTTATGAAAATAATGCTATATTAAGTAAAAAGTTGACAATTGGAAAAGAAATCAGATTACGACATGCTTATACTATTAATGCAAAAAAAGTTATAAAAGATGATAATAATAATATAACTAGAATTATTTGTACATATGATAAAACTACGTTAGGAAAAAATCCTATTAACAAAAAAGTATCTGGAGTAATTCATTGGATTTCTAAAAAAAATGCACTACCTGCAACATTTAATTTATATGAAAAATTATTTTTACTAAAAGATCCTGAATCAGAATTAAATTTTTTAAAATATATTAATAAGAATTCATTAACTATTAAAAAAGGTTTTATAGAATCTGGAATATTAAATAATATTTCCAAAAATCACTTTCAATTTGAAAGGGAGGGATATTTTTGTATTGATAAAAACTATCATACTACAAATGAATTAACATTTAATAGAATAGTAACATTAAAAGATAATGTAAAAATTAATATTGACGACCAAAAAAAATTATTTAAAAAATCTTAA
- a CDS encoding CTP synthase: MTTHYVFITGGVVSSLGKGITTASLAAILEARNLNVTIIKLDPYINVDPGTISPIQHGEVFVTEDGAETDLDLGHYERFIRNKMTRYNNFTTGSIYSEVLQRERNGDYLGSTIQVIPHITNAIKNRIFSCSKNKDIIFVEVGGTVGDIESLPFLEAIRQMAVDVGKKNVMYIHLTLIPYISVTEEIKTKPTQHSVKELLSIGIQPDILICRSEKTISITERKKISLFCNVSEKSVISLKDVKSIYTIPKLLNIQKVDNLICNHFRLYAPKADLSEWEQVIHNECNSKQTVTIGIIGKYIELPDAYKSVIEALKHGGLQNKTIIDIKLINSKNINKSNVNLLKLLHGILIPGGFGKAGINGKIISVKYAREKNVPFFGICLGMQVALIEFARNVVGLKEANSTEFSPQCKYPVISLIQEQKKILIHNKIKKNTKHLIGRMRLGSQTCYLKNNSLSKKLYGTDTISERHRHRYEVNNNFLKKIEEHGLRVTGLSENNKLVEILELSNHIWFLACQFHPEFTSTPRDGHPLFSSFVKAALKYKQKYKINH; this comes from the coding sequence ATGACAACACATTATGTTTTTATAACCGGGGGTGTAGTATCATCTCTCGGAAAAGGCATTACAACAGCGTCTTTAGCTGCTATTCTGGAAGCAAGAAATCTTAATGTAACCATTATAAAATTAGATCCATATATTAATGTAGATCCAGGTACTATTAGTCCAATCCAGCATGGAGAAGTCTTCGTTACTGAAGATGGAGCAGAAACAGACTTAGATTTAGGACATTATGAACGATTCATTCGAAATAAAATGACTCGTTATAATAACTTTACTACTGGTAGTATTTACTCCGAAGTACTACAAAGAGAAAGAAATGGAGATTACCTTGGTTCTACCATTCAAGTTATTCCTCATATTACTAATGCTATTAAAAATAGAATTTTTTCATGTTCTAAGAACAAAGATATCATTTTTGTAGAAGTTGGAGGCACTGTAGGCGATATAGAATCATTACCGTTTTTAGAAGCAATTCGCCAAATGGCTGTAGATGTAGGGAAAAAAAATGTTATGTACATTCATTTAACTTTAATTCCTTATATATCTGTCACAGAAGAAATTAAAACAAAACCGACGCAACATTCGGTAAAAGAATTGTTATCGATTGGAATACAACCAGATATATTAATCTGTCGATCAGAAAAAACGATCTCAATTACTGAGCGAAAAAAAATTTCCTTGTTTTGCAATGTTTCAGAAAAGTCAGTTATTTCATTAAAAGATGTTAAATCTATTTACACTATTCCTAAATTATTAAACATACAAAAAGTGGACAATTTAATTTGTAATCATTTTAGATTATACGCACCTAAAGCTGATTTATCAGAATGGGAGCAAGTCATACATAATGAATGTAATTCTAAACAAACAGTAACTATTGGAATTATTGGAAAATACATTGAGTTGCCAGATGCTTATAAGTCAGTTATAGAAGCATTAAAGCATGGTGGATTACAAAATAAAACAATAATTGATATAAAATTAATTAATTCTAAAAATATTAATAAATCAAATGTTAATTTATTAAAACTTCTTCACGGAATTTTAATTCCTGGTGGATTTGGAAAAGCAGGAATAAATGGGAAAATAATCTCTGTAAAATATGCCAGAGAAAAAAATGTTCCATTTTTTGGAATTTGTTTGGGAATGCAAGTTGCATTAATAGAATTTGCTAGAAACGTTGTAGGTTTAAAAGAAGCTAACTCAACAGAGTTTTCACCACAATGCAAATATCCTGTTATTTCATTAATACAAGAACAAAAAAAAATATTAATCCATAATAAAATCAAAAAAAATACGAAACATTTAATAGGAAGAATGAGACTAGGAAGCCAAACATGCTATTTAAAAAATAATAGTTTATCTAAAAAGTTATACGGAACTGATACTATATCAGAACGACATAGACATCGATATGAAGTAAACAATAATTTCTTAAAAAAAATAGAAGAACATGGATTACGCGTTACAGGGCTATCTGAAAATAACAAATTAGTAGAAATTCTAGAATTATCTAATCATATATGGTTTCTTGCTTGTCAATTTCATCCAGAATTTACATCAACACCTAGAGATGGACATCCATTATTTTCTAGTTTTGTCAAAGCTGCTTTGAAATACAAACAAAAATATAAAATTAATCATTAA
- the eno gene encoding phosphopyruvate hydratase: protein MSKIKKIIAREIIDSRGFPTIESEVHLKGGCIGLASSPSGSSIGSKEALELRDNDKSRFFGKGVTQSVKLINNIISKKLKNQDATDQKTIDDIMCQLDGTDNKSKLGSNTILSISLATARAASAYKGIPLYQHIAELNETPKKFSIPIPMINVINGGKHANNNIDIQEFMIQPISAHTIKDGIRMGSEIFHMLGEILKKQKLSTAVGDEGGYAPNLESNELALEIIKEATEKSGYILGKDITFALDCAASELYDENTKQYKLIGEKKDFTSKEFTHYLEQLIKKYPIDSIEDGQDESDWNGFLYQTQILGKKIQLVGDDLFATNEKLLKKGIKKGIANAILIKLNQIGTLSETLKTIKIAKEANYTTIISHRSGETEDTFISDLSVGTTSDKIKTGSMSRSERTSKYNQLIRIEENLKKYNFI, encoded by the coding sequence ATGTCTAAAATCAAAAAAATAATCGCTAGAGAAATAATAGATTCCAGAGGATTCCCTACTATTGAATCTGAAGTTCATTTAAAAGGAGGATGTATAGGATTAGCATCTTCTCCTTCTGGTTCTTCAATAGGATCTAAAGAAGCATTAGAATTACGTGATAATGATAAATCACGATTTTTTGGAAAAGGAGTAACTCAATCTGTTAAATTAATTAACAATATTATATCTAAAAAATTAAAAAATCAAGATGCTACTGATCAAAAAACTATTGACGATATTATGTGTCAATTAGATGGAACAGATAATAAATCTAAATTAGGATCAAATACCATTTTATCTATTTCACTAGCAACAGCACGAGCAGCATCAGCATATAAAGGTATACCTTTATATCAACATATTGCTGAATTAAACGAAACTCCAAAAAAATTTTCTATACCTATTCCTATGATAAACGTCATAAACGGGGGAAAACACGCAAATAATAATATTGATATACAAGAATTTATGATACAACCAATTAGTGCTCATACTATTAAAGATGGTATTAGAATGGGATCAGAAATATTCCATATGTTAGGAGAAATTTTAAAAAAACAAAAATTAAGTACAGCTGTTGGAGATGAAGGTGGATATGCTCCAAATTTAGAATCAAATGAATTAGCGCTAGAAATTATTAAAGAAGCTACTGAAAAATCTGGATACATATTAGGAAAAGATATTACTTTCGCTTTAGATTGTGCTGCTTCTGAATTATACGATGAAAATACAAAACAATACAAATTAATTGGAGAAAAAAAAGATTTTACATCAAAAGAATTTACTCATTATTTAGAACAACTAATCAAAAAATATCCCATAGATTCTATAGAAGATGGTCAAGACGAATCAGATTGGAATGGATTTTTATATCAAACACAAATATTAGGAAAAAAAATCCAATTAGTAGGAGATGACTTATTTGCAACTAATGAAAAATTATTAAAAAAAGGAATTAAAAAAGGAATAGCTAATGCTATTTTAATTAAATTAAATCAAATTGGAACATTAAGCGAAACACTGAAAACCATAAAAATAGCAAAGGAAGCAAATTATACTACAATTATTTCTCATAGATCAGGAGAGACAGAAGATACTTTTATATCTGATTTATCTGTAGGAACAACTTCTGATAAAATTAAAACTGGTTCTATGAGTAGATCCGAACGCACTTCTAAATATAATCAATTGATAAGAATTGAGGAAAATCTAAAAAAATACAACTTTATTTAA
- the ispF gene encoding 2-C-methyl-D-erythritol 2,4-cyclodiphosphate synthase produces MRIGHGFDVHAFGSTKPLIIGGVVIPYECGLIAHSDGDIVMHTIIDALMGATALGDIGSFFSNTDIKYRNISSRILLRKIWKKILKLGCILSNIDTTVIAELPKMLVYRNEMRKNVAMDLVTSIDNVSVKFTTTEKLGFVGRKEGIACESIVMLSNFNKL; encoded by the coding sequence ATGAGAATAGGACATGGTTTTGATGTGCATGCATTTGGTAGTACTAAGCCATTAATTATTGGAGGAGTAGTAATTCCTTATGAATGTGGTTTAATTGCACATTCTGATGGTGATATTGTTATGCATACTATTATTGATGCGTTAATGGGCGCTACTGCATTGGGAGATATTGGTTCATTTTTTTCTAATACTGATATAAAATATAGAAATATTAGTAGTCGAATTTTATTAAGAAAAATATGGAAGAAAATTTTGAAATTAGGATGTATTTTATCCAATATTGATACAACAGTTATTGCAGAACTTCCAAAAATGTTAGTATATAGAAATGAGATGAGAAAAAATGTTGCTATGGATTTAGTTACTTCTATTGACAATGTAAGTGTTAAATTTACTACTACTGAGAAGTTAGGTTTTGTTGGAAGAAAAGAAGGTATAGCATGTGAATCTATTGTTATGTTAAGTAATTTCAATAAATTATAA
- the ispD gene encoding 2-C-methyl-D-erythritol 4-phosphate cytidylyltransferase — MSTINYLRTNIVAIVPAAGIGSRMLLKIPKQYIKVRGYTILEHSIKLLLAHSNIKKVIVVLNKRDAFFKKLSISSHPRVFSVIGGKFRFCSVLSGLLIVKNADWVVIHDAVRPCLNFNDLNKIISLVYTSKIGGILATPISNTIKYSIDNSNVFCTVNRNNLWNALTPQCFPIKLLLVCLKKAIKEGINITDEASVMEYCGYYPKLIKGSNNNIKITYPEDISFVNFYLKNKFCKKINI; from the coding sequence ATGAGTACTATTAATTATTTGCGTACTAATATTGTTGCTATTGTTCCTGCAGCTGGAATTGGAAGTAGAATGCTTTTAAAAATACCCAAACAATATATAAAGGTAAGAGGGTATACTATTTTAGAACATAGTATAAAATTATTATTAGCGCATTCTAATATAAAAAAAGTAATAGTCGTTTTAAATAAGCGAGATGCTTTTTTTAAAAAATTATCTATTTCATCTCATCCTCGAGTATTTTCTGTAATTGGAGGTAAATTTCGTTTTTGCTCTGTACTATCCGGTTTATTAATAGTCAAAAATGCAGATTGGGTTGTAATTCATGATGCTGTAAGACCATGTTTAAACTTTAATGATTTAAATAAAATTATATCTTTAGTATATACCAGTAAAATAGGAGGAATATTAGCTACACCAATAAGTAATACTATTAAATATAGTATAGATAATTCTAATGTTTTTTGTACTGTTAATCGTAATAATTTATGGAATGCATTGACTCCTCAATGTTTTCCTATAAAGTTGTTGCTAGTTTGCTTAAAAAAAGCAATAAAAGAAGGAATAAATATAACTGATGAAGCATCAGTTATGGAATATTGTGGGTATTATCCAAAATTGATAAAAGGAAGTAACAATAATATTAAGATCACTTATCCAGAAGATATTTCTTTTGTTAATTTTTATTTAAAAAATAAATTTTGTAAGAAAATAAACATATGA
- a CDS encoding septum formation initiator family protein, translated as MTVIKIGLFILLFFLQISFFIGKNGLYEYVQLYRNISQKKLNIFYLTEQNTKLLSEIKNWDVSNELIEEYARSNLGMIKKGESFYRIVINP; from the coding sequence ATGACAGTTATAAAAATAGGTTTATTCATATTATTATTTTTTTTGCAAATAAGTTTCTTTATAGGAAAAAATGGTTTATATGAATATGTGCAATTATATAGAAATATTTCTCAAAAAAAATTAAACATTTTTTATCTTACAGAACAAAATACAAAGTTATTGTCAGAAATAAAAAATTGGGATGTTAGTAATGAATTAATAGAAGAATATGCAAGAAGTAATTTAGGAATGATTAAAAAAGGAGAAAGTTTTTATAGAATTGTCATTAATCCATAA